In the Pseudochaenichthys georgianus chromosome 1, fPseGeo1.2, whole genome shotgun sequence genome, one interval contains:
- the vps37a gene encoding vacuolar protein sorting-associated protein 37A isoform X2 → MNWLFPLSKGSGPLPLNSLQQQRQRQIESLKAAHPSLAEIQKDVEYRIPFTVNNSTISVNVLLPPQFPQEKPVVSVYPPVGHHLVDGNNGTMITSPLIANFGMHSDLGKVIQSLLDEFWKSPPALMSSGTAGFPYMYKQSSMAPYPTQAYQYGPRHVGPSHTPPPGPAPALMPHPGVDSAHGPPRAPAPYGLISDLPLPVPTGDSEAGLNGHMYRMPEIPESFPELCDLNGTQLSDMSENEDMLLEFFVTLPQLKQVTSDKEELVTNIVDMAKKNLQMEPQLDGRRQEMLYKYEILTQMKSAFESRMQRQHELSESCSLSTLQARLKIAAHQAEEESEETAENFLEGRTDIDEFLTSFMDKRTLCHSRRAKEEKLQHSLNTHGQFPTSH, encoded by the exons ATGAACTGGCTCTTCCCCCTGTCCAAAGGCTCCGGACCTCTCCCTCTGAACAGCCTACAGCAACAGAGACAGCGGCAAATCGAGTCTCTCAAAGCCGCTCACCCCAG CCTCGCAGAGATCCAGAAGGATGTGGAGTACAGAATACCATTCACTGTCAACAACTCGACCATTAGTGTCAATGT ACTGCTGCCTCCTCAGTTCCCCCAGGAGAAGCCGGTGGTTAGTGTCTATCCCCCTGTTGGTCATCATTTAGTCGATGGTAACAATGGCACCATGATAACCAGCCCCCTCATAGCTAAT TTTGGGATGCACTCAGATCTGGGTAAGGTAATTCAGAGTCTGCTGGACGAGTTCTGGAAGAGTCCTCCTGCCTTGATGTCCAGCGGCACTGCTGGCTTTCCATA TATGTACAAGCAGTCAAGCATGGCGCCTTATCCCACTCAGGCTTACCAATATGGGCCCCGCCACGTTGGCCCCAGCCACACTCCGCCTCCCGGCCCAGCTCCAGCTCTTATGCCTCATCCAGGAGTCGATAGTGCCCATGGGCCGCCTCGAGCTCCAGCCCCTTATGGACTGATATCTGACCTGCCATTGCCTGTTCCTACTGGAGACTCAGAG GCTGGACTGAACGGTCACATGTACAGGATGCCTGAGATTCCTGAGTCTTTTCCTGAACTCTGTGACTTGAA TGGGACACAGTTGTCGGACATGTCTGAAAACGAGGACATGTTACTGGAGTTTTTTGTGACTTTGCCACAACTGAAACAGGTGACCAGTGATAAAGAAGAGCTGGTCACCAATATTGTGGACATGGCTA AGAAAAATCTTCAGATGGAGCCACAGCTGGACGGAAGAAGACAAGAAATGCTCTACAAG TACGAAATACTGACTCAGATGAAGTCTGCCTTTGAATCAAGGATGCAGAGACAGCATGAACTCAGTGAG AGTTGCAGTCTAAGTACTCTACAGGCTCGGCTAAAAATTGCAGCCCACCAAGCTGAGGAGGAGTCGGAGGAGACGGCTGAAAACTTCCTGGAGGGACGTACGGACATAGACGAATTCCTCACCAGCTTTATGGATAAGAGAACG CTCTGCCACAGCAGAAGGGCCAAAGAGGAAAAGCTGCAACATTCGCTTAACACACATGGACAGTTTCCTACCAGCCACTAG
- the vps37a gene encoding vacuolar protein sorting-associated protein 37A isoform X1, giving the protein MNWLFPLSKGSGPLPLNSLQQQRQRQIESLKAAHPSLAEIQKDVEYRIPFTVNNSTISVNVLLPPQFPQEKPVVSVYPPVGHHLVDGNNGTMITSPLIANFGMHSDLGKVIQSLLDEFWKSPPALMSSGTAGFPYSMYKQSSMAPYPTQAYQYGPRHVGPSHTPPPGPAPALMPHPGVDSAHGPPRAPAPYGLISDLPLPVPTGDSEAGLNGHMYRMPEIPESFPELCDLNGTQLSDMSENEDMLLEFFVTLPQLKQVTSDKEELVTNIVDMAKKNLQMEPQLDGRRQEMLYKYEILTQMKSAFESRMQRQHELSESCSLSTLQARLKIAAHQAEEESEETAENFLEGRTDIDEFLTSFMDKRTLCHSRRAKEEKLQHSLNTHGQFPTSH; this is encoded by the exons ATGAACTGGCTCTTCCCCCTGTCCAAAGGCTCCGGACCTCTCCCTCTGAACAGCCTACAGCAACAGAGACAGCGGCAAATCGAGTCTCTCAAAGCCGCTCACCCCAG CCTCGCAGAGATCCAGAAGGATGTGGAGTACAGAATACCATTCACTGTCAACAACTCGACCATTAGTGTCAATGT ACTGCTGCCTCCTCAGTTCCCCCAGGAGAAGCCGGTGGTTAGTGTCTATCCCCCTGTTGGTCATCATTTAGTCGATGGTAACAATGGCACCATGATAACCAGCCCCCTCATAGCTAAT TTTGGGATGCACTCAGATCTGGGTAAGGTAATTCAGAGTCTGCTGGACGAGTTCTGGAAGAGTCCTCCTGCCTTGATGTCCAGCGGCACTGCTGGCTTTCCATA CAGTATGTACAAGCAGTCAAGCATGGCGCCTTATCCCACTCAGGCTTACCAATATGGGCCCCGCCACGTTGGCCCCAGCCACACTCCGCCTCCCGGCCCAGCTCCAGCTCTTATGCCTCATCCAGGAGTCGATAGTGCCCATGGGCCGCCTCGAGCTCCAGCCCCTTATGGACTGATATCTGACCTGCCATTGCCTGTTCCTACTGGAGACTCAGAG GCTGGACTGAACGGTCACATGTACAGGATGCCTGAGATTCCTGAGTCTTTTCCTGAACTCTGTGACTTGAA TGGGACACAGTTGTCGGACATGTCTGAAAACGAGGACATGTTACTGGAGTTTTTTGTGACTTTGCCACAACTGAAACAGGTGACCAGTGATAAAGAAGAGCTGGTCACCAATATTGTGGACATGGCTA AGAAAAATCTTCAGATGGAGCCACAGCTGGACGGAAGAAGACAAGAAATGCTCTACAAG TACGAAATACTGACTCAGATGAAGTCTGCCTTTGAATCAAGGATGCAGAGACAGCATGAACTCAGTGAG AGTTGCAGTCTAAGTACTCTACAGGCTCGGCTAAAAATTGCAGCCCACCAAGCTGAGGAGGAGTCGGAGGAGACGGCTGAAAACTTCCTGGAGGGACGTACGGACATAGACGAATTCCTCACCAGCTTTATGGATAAGAGAACG CTCTGCCACAGCAGAAGGGCCAAAGAGGAAAAGCTGCAACATTCGCTTAACACACATGGACAGTTTCCTACCAGCCACTAG